The following coding sequences lie in one Mucilaginibacter sp. KACC 22773 genomic window:
- a CDS encoding glycoside hydrolase family 31 protein — protein MRKVTLFLALVLMFTVNTFAQTGIGSNKSGYKKQGNTLYFKNVNGDVQIEFCSPSMFRVRASWSRNFGADEHLMQENYNWPAVSYKVTDAKSAYVIQTSALIITVIKSPFIINVSDTKGVMLSSEYVPKSGGLHHMGDTVMCTKQLMPNEHFFGFGERMDFTDQRNKLVKLNVGRGKNKDNLLGAYNVNEANYCPVPFFMSTRGYGIYLHNSSATAWDMGSKSDDEYSFKANDGELDYYFIYGPAFPVILNSYLSITGKSPLLPRFAFGLHMGTYSGGTWGHEELTSDKYVIELARKMREMGIPVDILFLDSTWRLFGKNGGKGATTFEWRETFKNPKAMFDSLYAMNFKMVGLHIRPRFDNAKNLNLLDQAQAKGFTYPENGKPGEFVNFFDQQATNWWWDNGVMKVASIGAKFLKTDEGSAFGSLANESEKVGPTGKEVAQLHNVFPIAYAQAPYLKFQEYNGIRGLNQTREGYSGIQRYPYIFAGDWPSEWQYFAPVIKAGLNIGLSGVGYWAHCMGGFEHAADPELYMRWVQFGMFSPVAMVFGMDHPGYKEPWNYGAEALANFKKYDDLRYRLIPYIYSNAYKQYQTGMPLMRALVLEYQDDPNTYNIADQYLFGDNMMVCPVTVKGAQTRTVYLPAGVWFNYWAGKKYDGKQYIHILTPADQLPLFVKAGSIIPMQPAMKYMGEKPVDVITLDIFPDQASEFKLYEDDGINLKYQQGEKAITQITVANVTGGWELNIKKPVGSYTPAPHGYLAKIHWSSDKEPSMVIENKEILKAVSRPDELNSIAGWYYDKTDHLLWIKAAHSNRGDVMLSFK, from the coding sequence ATGAGGAAGGTTACGCTGTTTCTTGCGCTTGTTTTAATGTTTACTGTAAATACATTTGCGCAAACGGGTATTGGCAGCAATAAGTCGGGATATAAAAAGCAAGGCAATACGCTGTATTTTAAAAATGTTAATGGCGATGTCCAAATTGAGTTTTGTTCACCGTCCATGTTTAGGGTAAGGGCAAGCTGGAGCCGTAATTTTGGGGCTGATGAGCATTTAATGCAGGAAAACTATAACTGGCCCGCAGTAAGTTATAAGGTAACCGATGCAAAATCGGCTTACGTTATTCAAACATCTGCGTTAATTATTACAGTTATTAAATCGCCTTTTATCATCAATGTATCCGATACTAAAGGCGTAATGTTATCATCTGAATACGTACCAAAAAGTGGTGGCCTGCATCATATGGGCGATACGGTGATGTGTACCAAGCAGTTGATGCCAAATGAACATTTTTTTGGTTTTGGTGAGCGTATGGATTTTACAGATCAGCGTAACAAACTGGTAAAATTAAATGTGGGCAGGGGCAAAAACAAAGATAATTTGCTGGGCGCTTATAACGTCAACGAAGCAAACTATTGCCCGGTACCGTTTTTTATGAGCACCCGCGGCTATGGTATTTATCTGCATAATTCATCGGCCACAGCCTGGGACATGGGCAGCAAAAGCGATGATGAATACAGCTTTAAAGCCAATGATGGTGAGCTGGATTATTACTTTATTTATGGCCCGGCTTTCCCGGTCATATTAAACAGCTACCTGTCAATAACCGGCAAATCACCTTTATTGCCGCGCTTTGCCTTTGGATTGCATATGGGCACTTATAGCGGCGGCACCTGGGGGCATGAGGAACTTACATCTGATAAATATGTGATTGAGCTTGCACGTAAGATGCGCGAAATGGGGATCCCGGTTGATATTTTGTTCCTGGATTCTACCTGGCGGTTGTTTGGTAAAAACGGGGGCAAGGGTGCTACAACCTTTGAATGGCGCGAAACATTTAAAAACCCCAAAGCCATGTTCGATAGCCTGTACGCCATGAACTTTAAAATGGTAGGCTTGCACATTCGCCCACGGTTTGATAATGCCAAAAACCTCAATCTGCTCGACCAGGCGCAGGCCAAAGGTTTTACCTATCCCGAAAACGGCAAACCGGGTGAATTTGTGAACTTTTTTGATCAGCAGGCTACCAACTGGTGGTGGGATAACGGGGTAATGAAAGTAGCGTCTATAGGGGCCAAATTCCTGAAAACCGATGAAGGCAGTGCCTTTGGTTCATTGGCAAATGAAAGTGAAAAGGTGGGGCCTACCGGTAAAGAGGTTGCGCAATTGCATAATGTTTTCCCTATAGCTTATGCCCAAGCCCCATATTTAAAGTTCCAGGAATATAATGGTATTCGCGGTTTGAACCAGACCCGCGAGGGATACTCGGGCATACAGCGTTATCCATACATTTTTGCTGGCGACTGGCCGAGCGAATGGCAGTATTTTGCACCGGTTATTAAAGCCGGGTTAAATATTGGCTTGTCGGGCGTAGGGTACTGGGCGCATTGTATGGGCGGTTTTGAGCATGCTGCCGATCCGGAGTTATATATGCGTTGGGTGCAGTTTGGTATGTTTAGCCCGGTTGCTATGGTATTCGGCATGGATCACCCGGGTTATAAAGAGCCATGGAATTATGGGGCAGAAGCTTTGGCCAACTTTAAAAAATATGATGATTTGCGATACCGGCTGATCCCTTATATCTATAGCAATGCCTATAAACAATACCAAACAGGTATGCCGCTGATGCGTGCCCTTGTACTGGAGTACCAGGATGATCCGAATACGTATAATATAGCCGATCAATACTTATTTGGTGATAACATGATGGTTTGCCCGGTAACGGTAAAGGGAGCTCAAACCCGTACGGTGTATTTACCAGCCGGTGTTTGGTTTAACTATTGGGCGGGTAAAAAATATGACGGAAAGCAATATATCCATATATTAACACCCGCCGACCAGTTGCCGCTATTTGTAAAAGCAGGCAGTATTATCCCTATGCAACCGGCTATGAAATATATGGGTGAAAAACCCGTGGATGTGATTACTCTGGATATTTTTCCGGACCAGGCATCCGAATTTAAACTGTATGAAGATGATGGTATCAACCTGAAATATCAGCAAGGCGAAAAAGCGATCACTCAAATTACGGTAGCAAATGTTACCGGGGGCTGGGAGTTGAATATTAAAAAACCTGTGGGCAGTTACACCCCCGCGCCACATGGTTACCTGGCTAAAATACATTGGAGTAGCGATAAGGAGCCATCCATGGTAATTGAAAATAAGGAGATTTTAAAAGCAGTGAGCCGTCCCGATGAATTAAATAGTATCGCTGGCTGGTATTACGATAAAACGGACCATTTATTATGGATTAAGGCAGCTCATAGCAATAGAGGGGATGTTATGCTTAGCTTTAAATAA